Within the Solibacillus silvestris genome, the region ACATTAAACGTTCCTTTTCCATCAAATGAACCGATTGTAACGACACCCATATCATACGGGTTTAACCGTCTGCTAATAACAGTTTGTACAGTCGTTATAAAGTTCGAGGCTGCAACAATTGCATCATTCGCCAGGTGAGGGGACGAACCATGCCCTCCTGTACCATGTACGACCAATTTGAAAAATGAGCGGCCGGCCATTGCAGCGCCAGCACGATATCCGATATGTCCGACTTTAAATGTTGGGAATAAATGTGCCCCAACAATAATTTCACAGTCATCGAGTAAACCGGAAGCCATCATACTTTTGGCACCACCAGGCGGTTTTTCCTCTGCATGCTGATGAATAATTTTCACTGATCCGTGCAATTCATCTTTTAACTGGATGAGACAGTCTGCTAAAATGAGCAAATACGCGGTATGACCGTCATGACCGCAAGCATGCATGACACCCGGGTTTTTCGATTTAAATGGGACATCTGTTTCTTCTTCAATCGGTAAAGCATCAAAATCTGCACGTATCCCGATGACAGGACCTGGATGTTGCCCTTGAATTTCTACAATAATTCCGTACCCATTGCCGACATTGCGATGGACCTTTACGTCTTTATTTGCATAGAAATCCGCGATATACTGTGCTGTTTGCTGTTCTTCAAAGGAGAGTTCCGGATGTTCGTGTAGATGACGGCGAATAGCAATCATCTCATCGTTTCGTGCTGCTAACTTATCCATTAACTGTTGTTTAATTGTCATGATGTTTGTTCACTCGCTTTCATTTTTTCAAGAATTACGGCAAAGAGGACTGTTCCTGCAATACAAATAAATGTTTGGAACGACGGCGGAATGGGGCCAAGCGCTGCAAAAATCCCTAATCCAATAGCACCGATTCCCCAAACGGGTTTTTTTAATGCGAACTGCGCAAGCACTCCACCAAAGATAGCCGGCAATACAAAGCTGAAGCTGGCGCGGATTGACTCAGGCAACGCATTAATTAAGTAAGACCCCCCTAAAATCACAGCTATAAGCATTGTTGTATTCACAATGGAAGCGGCAGAAATCGCTAATGTTGCGGTAACTTCACCTTTGCGCGTCCCTGGCTCTGCTTTTACGATGGATTGGGCAATAGATGCGCTAGGTAAGCACATATTTCCGATATTACCTGTTAGAAAGGCCAAATACGTGCCCGACACACCTAAAATAGGGTAGTAGCTAATTGGCTCGACAAACCAGATGATCGATACAACGGCCCCGTAACTTAAAAAACCTGTTAAGATAACAGACCAACCTGGATGGTACCCTAGACCAAATGATAAATAGAGGGGAAGGGCTATCGTACAAATGATGACACTCCAAATAGTAAGACGACCCCAGAAATGTGCCTGACTATGAAACGTTGCAAAGTTTTCCTCGCTTTTTGTAGGTGAAGCATCTGTTGTGTGACGCTCTAAAACGACCATTTTAATCATCCTCCTTCAATTAAATTAAGAAATACCCGACGCTCATACCGATTAAAATAACTAGTCCTAGTGACCACTCACGGAGCCAATTCTGGTTAAAGTGTTGAGCTGCCCACATAATAACCGGCATTATAAGTAAAGCGACTATAAAAATAATCGTTTCATTCATACCTTTTGCGATCTGGCCACCACCAAAATATCCGAAAGCACCAATCATTGCTGCAGTCGAAATGACACTTAACCATTTTGCCCGATTGCCGCCACCGCTCGTTAACTTACTTTGAAGGCGACCAAGAGATTTCGTAAACAATGCTGTAACAATCAACCATCCCATGCCGCCTAAACACATTGTCCAAACTGCTGCTGTAAATGCTTGTGCTGAGAAGCTTTTGTCACTTAACTCTTCACCTGCTGCTTCGGCCCCAAGACTTGCTCCTACTGTTTCGATTGGTGCTGATCCGACAATACCAATTCGCATCATTGTCGTTGGTTCACCAATTAAAGTAATTAAAGAAATGGCCACGATAATAATGGCAAATGATGGACCTAATGAACTAATTGCACCTGTTCGAATAATTGAAGTGACTTCCTTGTTCGTTAAGCCTACTTCTGGTGCTACTTTCTTTGAAATACGTATAAAGACAATGGCTTGGAAAATTACAATGAGTACAACGACAAATGCTATAACCCATAAAATTGGATGATCCATAATCTCTGATGCTAAGTTCAATAAAACCCCTCCTTTAAATTGACGAACAATTCAGTTTTTTAATACTATACTTTGTTTTCTTGTTGCGAAACAATGTGTAATCCTCTATATTTATAAATAAAATTATGGAATATTCTATATATTTCAGAAAGAGGGGAATGTCTATGTCAGATGGACAAGAAGCAATTCTACGTCACTTAACACTTTCAAATAAACAGTTATCTATCCTCGTGGAAAGTATCCGGACAATCACTTCCAAACTTCATATTGATGAAGTATTACATACAATCATGCGGCATGCACTGAACGTTATTCCTGAAGCAGATGCAGGGTATTTAATGCTTTTTGATGAACAGAAACAGTGTCTAATTCCGAAAACCTATATTCATTTCCCGCCACTTATTGAACAATTTCAAACAAAGCCGAATGAGGCCATTACTGGTCGTGTATTTGCGACAGGAATCGGTGAGTTCTTTAACAGTTACGAAGAAATTATGGCTGCTATGTACCATCAAAATGTAAGCCCGCGTAATTTACAGACAATATTAAAGAGCGCACATGTTCCGCAAGCAGCTCTTTGTGTACCGATAACTGTTGATGCTAAGCCAATCGGCATCATGATCCTTCACCAACTTCAAAAGAAAAGAGACCTCACACAAGAAGATCTATTATTTTTTCAAGCCTTTGCCGATCAGGTAGGGGTGGCAATTCAAAAAGCCCAGTATTATGAACAGATGACTGAGAAAGTAAAAGAAGCGCACGAATTATCTCTGGCATTAGAGACAAAACATACCCTTCTTAAACAGCGCTATGATGTGCATGCTACATTAAATCAATTGCTCTTACAAAACGAACCGATCTCCGTCATTTTAAATGAACTGAAAAACTTAACGCAATTACCAATTGGTTTTTATGATGCATATGATGATGTGTTTTTTGAAGATGATCAGTCCATTCCCCCTCACACAAAAGCTAAAATAAAAAAACAATTATTCTTGAAAATGAAGCCATTTGAGTATCGGCTTAAAAATGACCGCAGCTTTATTGTTTATCCTCTTTATAATTTGGATATTTGTTTAGGGAGTATGATTATTGAACAGAAAGGCATCATTTCCTACAAAGATCAGCAAACACTGGAGCAGGGGGCCAATATTTTAACACTGCAAATTTTACGCAATAAAAATGTTCTGGAGCACCATAACAAACGAATGCAGGAAACATTCCAGCAGATCATCGATGCACCTAATCAAAAAACAGTTGCTTCTATGGCATATCAACTTGATCTAGATGTGCAGGACTACTACCGATTATGTATTTTCGAGTTCAAACAAACGGCCGACATGTTATCGGTTGAACAATATTTACATCAGTTCATCTCCATGCTAAAGGAACAATTTCCAGGTGAACGGAAATTACTTTTTTATGAAAAAAACAAAATCACTCTTTTAATCGGTGTGCCGTCACCAGCAATGCTTACAACATTAAACGAAACACTCTCGCGCCTACAAAAAAAGTGGCAATCACAGCATAAACCGCTTTTTCGGTGCGCAATCAGTAAACAATATAAAACCCTACAGACAGTTTCTTCTCTATACGAAGAAGCGCTGCAAACATTGCGCTTTTTACATGTACGTGATGAATGGACAATTACGAGCTACGATAAAATCGGACTCAACCAGCTGATTTTACAAGTCCCGCCAAAAGACTTGGCAAACTTCATTCATGACCAAATCGGTGAGTTATTGACTAAAGCCAATAAAAGTCACCTGTACGAAACATTGTTGGCCTATTTCAGATTTAATCGCTCCGTTCAGCAAACAGCACAGCATTTACATATTCATACCAACACTTTGTACCAGCGATTAAGCCGAATTGAGCAAATATTAAATATCTCGTTTCAAATACAGGAAGATGCACTGAAAATACAACTAGCTTGTTATTTAAAAGAAAATTACTTAACGCCTGTAAAAAAACGAGAGTAAATATAGGGGAGTGAGGGGGATAACTGTCATGCTAGAAAATTAATACATCTTAATAAAAATGTATACTAAAATTTCAAGTGAGTATAAAATAGGACAAGTTAGCATGGGTGTAGGAAAGTGACTTTGTATTTAGGAGATGTTGGTGCAGAGTTTTAATAGTTGACGAAGTAGCACGGCCTACATACCAACAGAAAAAGTTGAAAAAATAGAGGAAGTGAAACAATGGATTGGTTCGGTAATATATTGGGTGAAGTGAATACAATATTATATTCATATGTATTAATAATTTTATTAGTAGGAACAGGCATATTTTTAACGGTTAAAACAAAGTTTATTCAATTTCGATTAATCAAAGATATGTTCAAACTTATAACAGAAGCGGCGCCAACAGATAAGTCAGGGAAAAAAGGGATATCTTCTTTTCAGGCTTTTACAATTTCTGCTGCTTCTCGAATTGGAACAGGTAATATAGCGGGTGTCGCGACGGCAATTGCTCTTGGCGGTCCCGGTGCGATATTTTGGATGTGGATGATTGCGCTAATCGGAGCGGCATCTGCACTAATTGAAAGTACATTAGCACAAGTATATAAAGTGAAAGATAAGAGTACTGGATTGTTTCGTGGTGGTCCTGCTTATTATATGGAAAAAGGCTTAAATAAAAGATGGATGGGTATTCTTTTTGCTGTTGTCATTACAATTACGTATGGCTTTATTTTTAATTCGGTCCAGGCAAATACGATTTCCATTGCATTTGAAGAAAGTTTTGGTGCCAATCGATTTGTAGTAGGTTTAGTATTGGCTGCTTTAACAGGGATTATTGTTTTTGGTGGATTAAAGAGAATTGTTAGCTTTACTCAAATAGTTGTTCCTGTTATGGCAATTTTGTACATTATAATTGCTCTTATTGTTGTAATCCTCAATATTTCCGAAATTCCGGGTGTGTTTCTCCTTATCATAAAATCTGCCTTTGGTTTGGAAGAAGCTTTTGCAGGAATGATCGGTGCGGCAATTATGAATGGGATTAAACGCGGATTATTCTCAAATGAAGCTGGGATAGGTTCTGCACCCAATGCAGCAGCAACAGCAGCTGTTTCCCACCCAGTAAAGCAAGGGTTAATTCAAGCCCTTGGTGTATTTATAGACACATTAGTCGTTTGTACAGCAACAGCGGCAATCGTATTATTAGGCGATGCATACCTTCAATCTGACGCAACTTCAGTCAATTTAACGCAAGCCTCTTTAGTCGGAAGTTTAGGTGATTGGGCAGGTAGCTTCTTAGCGATCATTGTATTTATGTTTGCTTTTAGTACGGTTATTGGCAATTACTATTACGGTGAATCGAATATTAGTTTTATAAAAGATTCAAAGACTGGTTTATTAGTATTCCGTATATTTGTCGTACTTTTTGTTATGTTTGGTTCCATTGCAAAGGTACAAGTTGTATGGGATTTAGCGGATCTGTTTATGGCCTTTATGGCGATCATTAACTTAATTGCTATTCTCCAACTTTGGAAAGTGGCCAAACCGGTTATTAATGATTATTTAACTCAACGGAAGCAAGGCAAAGATCCAGTATTCTATAAGAAAAACGTACCTAATTTAGGTGAGGTGGAATGCTGGGGCGAAGATGAAGAAATAGAAGGAAAACGTTAAATTTGAGCTTTCATTCAGGAATACTACTTCGTAAATAGCTATTAAAATTTAAAATGGGGCAATCACTAAATTGGTGATTGCCCCATTACATTATATTAGAAGCGAGTCTAGTTTAACCCGTATGGCTGTAGGCCCTTCATTTTCACTTGAATACGCCACACCTCGTTCTTTGATGATTCGGTTACGTACAGGTACCCATCATGAAAAGCTAAGTTTGTTGCGAATGTTCCTGCATCTTCAGGAAGGCGAATGGTTCCGTATTTAAAACCATTGGCGTCAACCACTACTACTTCTCCAGCTTGGAAATGGGCTACGTACAGATTACCTTCAGCATCTACAGCTAACCCATCTGGACCGATTCCACCTTCAAAACGAGCAAAAATAAACGGTGATTCAGGAGAATTTGCAGCATTTACAGAAGGTACTGATAGAATTTGATTTTTATCAAACTCTGATATATAGACGCGTTGGCCATTTGCCGAAATGGCAATTCCATTAGGATAAGCAATATTCTCTGAGAAGAGGATTGCTTCAGTTTTACCAGGAGGTAAGTAGAAGACGCGACCTGTTGGATGAGTAGCACTAGAACCCATTGGCTCAGTAAAGTAAAGACCACCTGTTTCGTCAAAAACAAGGTCATTTAAACCGTTTAAAGGTTTCCCGTCGTAAGAATTGACAATGGTTTTGCGTTCGCCAGTAGCAGGATTGTAGGAATATAATTCACCTTTACCATCCGTAATAAATAGGCGACCATCTTTATGGAACTTAGCTCCAATTGGCATTAATTTATCTTTATCTCCTAAAACTTTTTCAACTTTGTCGCCTTTAATAGTTAAGATTTCGCCAGTTGTCGGGCTAACTAACCAGATGTTTCCTTTACGATCAAAGTTAATACCTTCCATGAATCCACTACCTGTAGCAACCTTTTCCCATTTACTGCTTTGATGAATAATTTCAGAAATGTCATGTCTTTCCTTTGCCGGCACTGGCTTTGTTTCATACAATGCCTTAGCACCAGTGAATGTGACCGTTATAAGGGAGAGAACAAGAACCAATATCCATACAAGTGCACCTTTTTTAGACCTCATAAATACCTCCTAAATGACAGTGAATTTTTTTGAAACAGTATTCAAGAAGAAAGAAGTAATTAATTTATTAACCTTTTTAAAATATAAGCGCTTATATTCTTGGTATCATATCATTTGTTCAATGGTCTAAATAGCAGAAAAAGAACTCGAATGAAACTAATAAAAAGTAGTATTTTTAGCTATTTAGAAAATTCTTTATTTGTTATACTGGAAATTTAGACTATTATAAAAAATACTTGCTATATAATTGGACTTTTTAACAAAGAATGTAGTCTATAATCGTTTGATTTAAAAGAAAGGGGGGCAACCTTTTTGCACTCTATACACAAAATAGGTAAAAGTTTTTGGTATATCACCCCAGTCTCGTTGACTGACCGCCCGATTTTAGGAATGGTGGTTGGCAGTAAAAAGACATTAATGATTGATGCAGGAAACTCGGAAGAACATATGCATTATTTTCTGAATGAACTTCAAAAAAGGGGAGTTCCTAATCCGGATTTAGTTGTCCTAACACATTGGCATTGGGATCATATATTTGGTCTTTCCGCATTACCCGATACTGTTTCAATTGCCTCCAAAGAGACTGAAAGGGAAATGGAGAAGCTTATTCCATTTTCATGGTCAGATGAAGCCATTGATGCGCGAGTAAATGAAGGTGTGGAAATTGAATTTTGTGCAAAAGCGATTAAGGAAGAATACACGAATCATCGAAACATTAAAATTACTTTTCCGGATATTACAATAGAGAAAAGGGCAGAGATAAATCTTGGTGATGTGACTTGTATCGTACAACAAGTTGGAGGGGACCATGCTGCAGATTCTGTCATTGTGTATATAAAAGAAGAGAAGATTCTTTTCTTAGGGGACTGCATTTATCCAAGAATGTATGCCGAAAAAGTACACTATACAATTAGTGAAACTTTACGGTTATTAGATGTATTAGAAACGTTTGATGCGGAAACCTTTATCCCTTCACATCAAGAACCAATTTCAAAAGAAGCTTTCGATAAAGAAGTCGTTATGCTAAGAACGATTGCCAAATATACAGAGGTCTGTAAGGGAGATTTACCGACAATAGTGAAGGAATACGAAAACTATGTAAAAAGGGAACTTACCGAAGATGAATTAGAAACCATCTCCCATTTTGCCGATGGATACTAACTGATTGCGCTCCTTTACGAAAAAAATTACAATTTTGAAAAACCACCTAATTGTTGATATACAACGAATTAGGTGGTTTTTTCTGAAAAGAAGACGTTAGACCAAAGAAAAATTAATAGAGAGAACATTTATAAGGTATTCTCTTTTTATTTCCCCCTATATAAGTCAGCTGTTTCCTGTACTGTGCAACCCAAAAACCCCTTTGATTCTTAAAAATTTAAACCGTCTGTATTAATTGCCAATTTGACAAAAGTAACAACCTATTTATAATTATAAGTTGTTAGATGTTAATTTTTACATATAAGTAAAACAATCAGAAAGGAAGATTTTATGAAACTCATTAGTTTATCGAAGCTAGGATTAATTTTAGTATTAAGTTTATTATTAGCTGCATGTTCTTCGGAGGCTGAAGGTACAGAAAAACAAGCTGTCAACTTAGCCTATGTTGAATGGGAGACTGAGGTTGCCTCCACTCATGTAGTAGGACAAGTTCTAGAAGATTTAGGATATGATGTAACGCTGACGCCTTTAGATAATGGAATTATGTGGGAAGCTCTTGCAAATGGAGAGGTTGATGGCATGGTTTCAGCTTGGCTACCGCAGACGCACGCCCCGCAAGTTGAGAAGTACAAAGGCCGTATAGATGATTTAGGTGAAAATTTGTTAGGCGGAAAAATTGGGTTAGTAGTCCCTAGTTATATGGATGTGGATTCCATCGAAGATTTAACAGATGAAGCGGGTAAAACGATAACGGGCATCGAACCAGGTGCAAATATAACAGGAACTACAGAAAAGGCGTATGAGATATATCCGAATCTTGAAGGGTGGACAGTACTAAGCTCATCTTCAGTAGCAATGACAGGGGCTCTTAAACAAGCGATTGAGAACAAAGAAGAAATCATAGTGACAGGTTGGTCTCCTCACTGGAAATTTAACTTATTTGATTTGAAGTATTTAGATGATCCTAAAGGGATGTACGGAACTGAAGAATATATCGGTACATTTGCACGTAATGGATTCAAAGAGGATAATCCTGAGGCATACAGTGTTCTCGATAATTTCCACTGGACTCCGGAAGATATAGAAAGTGTTATGTATGATATTATGGAAGGCATGGATCCGAAAGATGCAGCAAAAAAATGGATTGAAGAAAATGAAGCTAAAGTTGCCGATTGGACAAAAGAAGTTAATTAAGTACCAAGTACCGGATGTACTCAATTTGATCGATCTCAGCATATAAGTCATCATGCTAAGGAGCGCTGGTTAACGGGAATGTCTGCTAGTCTCATTTCTATCGCTTTTATTTTTACCTTAGCAGAAAACATACTCTTATCCCCATAAAAAAACACCTCCATGTTGATTCTTGGTATTCAATACCCATTTTTCAACGAAAGGTGTTTTTTATTTGTGTCATTACTTTAGGTCAGTGCAAAAATACATAAATTATTTCTGATTGTTTTTTATATCTAATAACCCATGTCATACATTAGGAGTATACTAGGATATTTATGGAAAGGAGACAAAACTTGAATAAAACCTTACTTAATGCACTTAGAAATGGGGGATTTATATTTTATGCAAGGCATGGAGAAGCGACTGTCGGAAGCGATTTAGCTAACTTAAACTTTCAAAACTGTTTAACTCAGAGAAATCTTTCTGAAACGGGACGTAGGCAAGCAATTTACTATGGAGAAATACTTCGGTATTTAAGAATACCATTCGAAATCCCTGTTTCCTCAAGTCCCTATTGCAGGACAATCGAAACAGCACAGTTAGCATTTGGTAGTGGTAATGTTCAAATTAATCCTTTTTGGGTTGAGATAAATAGGTTAAGCGAAAATTTACCAAGTAATGATAGGCAAATAATTTTGAGTAATCTTCAATCAATTTTAGAATATATCCCGGATAAGGGAAATAATAAAATGATTGTTGATCACATTTTCCCTGCAAAGGTTGGATTAGGTCCAATCCCTTATATGGGGACAGTTATTATTAAGCCAAAAGGGCGAGGTAACGGCTATGATATTGTTGGTCAACTATCTTTAGAAGATTGGTCTACATTAGATAGTTAGAAGAACATTGTGTGAACAAAAAACCATGGAGACCTAAGCACGGTATTCCCGATTGAATGAACTGATTTACAAATTAGTTATCATCTATATTTAATTTTTCAAACCAGCCGAATGCAACTTCTGCTTTAACTATTTGATTATTAGGTGAAATTAAGAAAATTACAAATGAACTACCTGGGGGAAAAATAAATTTTCCATCTTCATCTAAATCTATATCTGAAAACCGCACTTAAATTTGTTACGGAAATGTACCGTATCATAAGTAAGTGCGGTTTTCTTTAATACCTTCAAGAAAATGAAATTTCTCCAATATAAATCTTAAAACCGAAAATTTATGTAGATTTAGTAATGTACAGTAAATCTTCAATGAGTAAGCAATCGTTGTTTATTTCTGCTACCTTATTTAAAGGCAAAAAAAATACACCTGCCAAATGCATTGTAAAAAATGCGGACACGTGGTAAGTTTATATAGATATACATAATTAATTATACTTGTGTATATTATTCCCTATTCTAATTATATATAAAAATTCTTTATTAGTCAACTCTTAACTATTTTCAAGGAGTGAATGTTATGAAAGCAGTTTTCTTGGACGAACAACAACGTTTAAATAGTGTTCTGAATGTAATTAATGATCAAACATTTCAACTGGAATCAGAAACGTTAAAGCTCCGAAACGAGGTAGTAAATACTCGTAAGCATTTTTGGGATGAAATCAAAGTGAATACGGATTCGTTTGATGACTTTCTGGAAACCGTTATTAATTTAAGACAAGAAGCGCAGGCATTAGCTGTTGGTGAAAGTACACACCACTATGCATCCAAAAGATTAGCTGTCCTTCATCGTATGAAGTCAGTACCTTATTTCGGGCGAATAGATTTTCTTGAAGAAGGATTTTCAGAGCAGGAGAAAATTTATATTGGTATTTCATCTTTGATGGATGCAAGTGGTGAAGACTTCCTTATTTATGACTGGAGAGCACCGATTTCAAGCGTCTACTATGATTATGAGCCTGGTCCCGCACAGTATACAACGCCTGGGGGCAAGGTTTACGGTGATCTCAAGGAAAAGTGGCAATACGTTATTCGTGATGGAAAACTGCAATCTATGTTTGACACAAGTCTCACGATTGGTGACGAAATTTTACAAAAGGTGCTTGGAAAAGGCGTGGATAAGTATATGCAAAGCATTGTAGCAACGATTCAAAAGGATCAGAACCGTATTATTCGCCATGATCAAGGGCGTATGCTTATTGTGCACGGTGCAGCGGGCAGCGGTAAAACTTCAGCTGCATTACAAAGAATCGCATTTTTATTGTATAAATACCGGGACCGTATAAAAGCAGACCAAATTATATTATTTTCACCGAATGCTATGTTTAATAGCTATGTTTCCAACGTACTTCCAGAGCTCGGTGAAGAGAATATGCAGCAAGTTACATTTCAGGAATATTTGGATCATCGCTTAAGTAAAGATTTCCATTTGGAAAACCCGTATCATCAATTGGAATATGTACTGACGGCAGCAAATAACCCTTCATATAGCGCAAGAATTAAAGGCATTCAATTTAAAGCATCTGTAAAATTTTTCGAGGCGATTAAACTATACAGAGAAACATTGGAAAAATCAGGCCTGCTATTTAAAGATGTCAAATTCAGAGGGAAAATGATCTTTTCCTCACAACAATTGTCGGAGACGTTTTATAGAGAGCATATTTCACTGAGTTTCCAAAGCAGACTTGAAAAGCTGAAAGACTGGCTAATGAATAAAATTAAAGAAATAGAAAAAGTAGAACGTTCTCAGCCATGGGTAGAAGAGGAAATTGAGCTACTAAGCGATGAGACGTATCATAAAATTCATAAATATTTAGCAAAGAAAAACGGCTTTGAAAGAGAAGAGCAAGCTGATTATGAAATGGATCAGGATGCGCTTATTCAAGTAATCGTCCGCCTGAAATTGAAGGCAGTGAGAAAACAAATTCAAACACTGGACTTTATTGATTTAGAAGGGATCTATAAGCAGCTATTTACAGATCCATTACTGATGCAACAGCAATTAAAAGTAGAAGTGCCAGATGAGTGGCAAGCTATATGTGAAGATACACTTCAAATACTGGAATCGGGAACCCTGTATTATGAAGACGCGACACCATTCCTATTTTTGCAGGAATTGATTCAAGGCTTTCAAACAAACCGTTCGATCAAGCATATCCTCATTGATGAGGCGCAGGACTATTCACCGTTTCAATTTGAATTTCTGAAGCGCCTATTCCCTTCAGCCAAAATGACAGTGCTAGGTGATTTTAATCAGGCCATTTTTGCTCATGCGAGTGGAGTGGGAGATTTTCAAACGCTCAACCATCTTTATGGAGAAGAACAAACAGAAGTAATCAATATGACAAGAAGTTACCGTTCAACGAAACCGATTATCGAATTTACACGGAATCTGATAGCAAATGGAG harbors:
- a CDS encoding histidine phosphatase family protein, translating into MNKTLLNALRNGGFIFYARHGEATVGSDLANLNFQNCLTQRNLSETGRRQAIYYGEILRYLRIPFEIPVSSSPYCRTIETAQLAFGSGNVQINPFWVEINRLSENLPSNDRQIILSNLQSILEYIPDKGNNKMIVDHIFPAKVGLGPIPYMGTVIIKPKGRGNGYDIVGQLSLEDWSTLDS
- a CDS encoding helicase codes for the protein MKAVFLDEQQRLNSVLNVINDQTFQLESETLKLRNEVVNTRKHFWDEIKVNTDSFDDFLETVINLRQEAQALAVGESTHHYASKRLAVLHRMKSVPYFGRIDFLEEGFSEQEKIYIGISSLMDASGEDFLIYDWRAPISSVYYDYEPGPAQYTTPGGKVYGDLKEKWQYVIRDGKLQSMFDTSLTIGDEILQKVLGKGVDKYMQSIVATIQKDQNRIIRHDQGRMLIVHGAAGSGKTSAALQRIAFLLYKYRDRIKADQIILFSPNAMFNSYVSNVLPELGEENMQQVTFQEYLDHRLSKDFHLENPYHQLEYVLTAANNPSYSARIKGIQFKASVKFFEAIKLYRETLEKSGLLFKDVKFRGKMIFSSQQLSETFYREHISLSFQSRLEKLKDWLMNKIKEIEKVERSQPWVEEEIELLSDETYHKIHKYLAKKNGFEREEQADYEMDQDALIQVIVRLKLKAVRKQIQTLDFIDLEGIYKQLFTDPLLMQQQLKVEVPDEWQAICEDTLQILESGTLYYEDATPFLFLQELIQGFQTNRSIKHILIDEAQDYSPFQFEFLKRLFPSAKMTVLGDFNQAIFAHASGVGDFQTLNHLYGEEQTEVINMTRSYRSTKPIIEFTRNLIANGEKIIPFDRAGELPVLTEVENHTDLHQCILSKISELQSKGYGSIAVICKSAEESKAAFEALNKIDGIKLIKSGTVEFEKGVIVIPSYLAKGIEFEAVIIYDASENVYGDESLRRVFYTACTRAMHVLQLYSVGRPSSFMQKALDGNLLQHELTS